A single genomic interval of Penicillium psychrofluorescens genome assembly, chromosome: 2 harbors:
- a CDS encoding uncharacterized protein (ID:PFLUO_002964-T1.cds;~source:funannotate), whose translation MTQPKDLPDFLGPLHTNKETLYRLSRHLSETYRELASSSSEQFFPTAVTRLPTGRETGHYLAVYLGLHYLRVAFIDLLGDQPAGRQPPVRRTLEKAWPIEDRLRRDQPQSLFAWIGDCIAEVIADSLANSREDVPSELTTGISFCFPIKQKYLNEAILMPTGKGFALTSSLNLHQALVDGYECHTGRSDEDSGAERTKRQRRFCLPKLRVTVMTNDTVATLASLAYSIHSLPNTRVVMGLIVGAGCNSAIPMNISDLDEPKTRHIREKDPTATETVVSTEWTLRGATSPLEELGFVTEWDVELDAHCSRPGFQPLEYMVGGRYIGELVRIICYYWFHENLGVPRSELPPKLVERYSLTTDFLSLVVASASNNESLAQELSERLPPPSSSDWRWTPEYAGHIRSIAATVQARSAALIAAATIGLLACTGELQLQDRESIEGLTGQVSDLSAAPKKEQTPSELVSSISGWRNGPEELVVAVSGGVIQHYPHYKETIQQHIDQLILLAGPQAEGKSVFLRDVSDGGIIGVGVLAGTVAGKIEGIVGSTLDEQHSPKTETDAKEIK comes from the exons ATGACCCAGCCGAAGGATCTCCCAGACTTCTTGGGGCCACTCCACACAAACAAGGAAACTCTGTATCGGCTCTCTCGCCACCTGTCGGAGACCTACCGCGAGCTTgcctcgagctcctccgAGCAATTCTTCCCCACAGCCGTCACCCGCTTGCCTACGGGGCGGGAGACCGGCCACTATCTGGCTGTCTATCTCGGCCTGCACTATCTTCGAGTGGCATTTATCGACCTCCTGGGAGACCAGCCCGCTGGCCGGCAGCCGCCTGTGCGGCGAACGCTCGAAAAGGCCTGGCCCATTGAAGACCGTCTGCGCCGAGACCAGCCCCAATCTCTGTTCGCCTGGATTGGCGATTGTATTGCAGAAGTGATTGCTGACAGCTTGGCCAACTCCCGCGAAGATGTGCCCTCCGAACTGACGACGGGGatttccttttgttttccAATCAA ACAGAAATATCTCAATGAGGCTATCCTCATGCCAACGGGGAAAGGGTTTGCCTTGACCTCTTCCTTGAACCTTCACCAGGCTCTCGTCGACGGCTATGAATGCCATACCGGGCGCTCGGATGAGGATTCGGGAGCCGAGCGGACGAAACGCCAGAGACGGTTTTGTCTGCCCAAGTTGAGAGTTACTGTCATGACGAACGATACGGTTGCCACGCTTGCCTCGTTAGCGTACTCCATCCACTCACTGCCCAACACGCGGGTCGTGATGGGCCTCATCGTGGGGGCTGGCTGTAACTCTGCCATCCCCATGAACATTTCTGATCTGGACGAACCCAAAACACGGCACATTCGAGAGAAAGACCCGACTGCCACAGAAACCGTTGTTTCGACCGAATGGACCCTCCGGGGAGCAACGTCTCCCTTGGAAGAACTCGGGTTCGTCACCGAATGGGATGTCGAGCTCGATGCTCATTGCAGTCGGCCTGGGTTCCAGCCTCTGGAGTACATGGTGGGGGGTCGGTATATTGGTGAACTGGTCCGAATTATCTGCTACTACTGGTTTCATGAGAACTTGGGAGTCCCAAGGTCTGAACTGCCACCGAAGCTGGTCGAGAGATATTCCTTGACGACAGATTTTCTCTCGTTGGTGGTAGCCTCGGCCTCTAATAACGAGAGCTTGGCGCAAGAATTGTCAGAGCGTCTTCCGCCGCCATCTTCCAGTGATTGGCGCTGGACTCCGGAGTATGCTGGCCATATCCGGTCTATTGCTGCGACGGTGCAAGCTCGATCAGCGGCTTTgattgctgctgccactATTGGGCTTCTCGCATGTACTGGGGAGCTTCAGCTGCAAGACAGGGAATCTATTGAAGGTCTGACTGGCCAAGTCTCGGATCTGTCAGCAGCCccaaagaaagaacagacaCCTTCAGAGCTTGTGTCCTCAATTTCGGGATGGCGAAATGGGCCTGAAGAATTGGTGGTTGCGGTCTCCGGCGGAGTGATTCAGCATTATCCCCATTATAAAGAGACCATTCAGCAACATATTGATCAACTCATCCTCCTTGCAGGCCCCCAAGCTGAAGGGAAAAGCGTCTTTCTCCGAGACGTCAGCGACGGCGGGATTATCGGAGTCGGTGTTCTAGCAGGAACTGTGGCAGGAAAAATCGAAGGCATCGTGGGCTCGACATTAGATGAACAGCACAGTCCGAAGACAGAAACAGATGCAAAGGAAATTAAATAA
- a CDS encoding uncharacterized protein (ID:PFLUO_002966-T1.cds;~source:funannotate) — MGPSTSASNPTHNNQLHYPRNASDARSALTILSQKLPIEITLQILEHAQYWVLHRVSRTEQVTYTQHDFDSHDPYLRSSPIEGVHFPVREIRIQIQSHDQGCSIFRQDYNTIRNSWTWFELGVERASDRAEESCVSSPWHGNRRLATNVHASKIVRENVIIYRAGVENDDSAVGHGLSVRELGGLAKLRAGDCVSIIPRARFPGWINFVCSASIEIYTMDL; from the coding sequence ATGGGACCCTCAACCTCCGCCTCAAATCCCACCCACAACAACCAGCTCCACTACCCCCGGAACGCCTCCGACGCACGCTCAGCCTTGACCATCCTATCGCAGAAACTCCCCATCGAAATAaccctccagatcctcgaacACGCCCAATACTGGGTCCTGCACCGCGTCTCCCGCACCGAACAAGTGACCTACACCCAGCACGACTTCGACAGCCACGACCCCTATCTCCGCAGCTCACCTATCGAAGGGGTACACTTTCCCGTCCGCGAAATCCGaatccagatccagagccaCGACCAGGGCTGCAGCATTTTCCGACAGGACTACAACACGATCCGGAACTCGTGGACGTGGTTTGAATTGGGGGTGGAGCGCGCGTCTGACCGTGCGGAGGAGAGTTGTGTTTCTTCCCCGTGGCATGGGAATAGGCGGCTTGCGACGAATGTGCATGCTAGTAAGATTGTTAGAGAGAATGTTATTATCTATCGGGCTGGTGTAGAGAATGATGATTCGGCTGTTGGGCACGGGTTGAGTGTGCGGGAGCTGGGAGGGCTGGCGAAACTTCGGGCTGGGGATTGCGTTTCGATTATCCCGCGCGCGAGGTTTCCGGGATGGATTAACTTCGTGTGCTCTGCTTCGATTGAGATTTATACGATGGATCTATAG
- a CDS encoding uncharacterized protein (ID:PFLUO_002965-T1.cds;~source:funannotate): MVATSVNRTALHPGGVQPGKGHTELEEELHETAHIDYDRVAIIANPAVPALYEDALVYETGTAITSSGALSAYSGAKTGRSPSDKRIVKEESSENQVWWGPVNKPMTPDVWRINRERAVDYLNTRNRIYVIDGYAGWDERYRISVRVVCARAYHALFMRNMLIRPSREELEHFHPDYVIYNAGSFPANRFTEGMTSATSVAINFAEKEMVILGTEYAGEMKKGVFTVLFYEMPVKHNVLTLHSSANEGQNGDVTVFFGLSGTGKTTLSADPKRALIGDDEHCWSDKGVFNIEGGCYAKCIGLSGEKEPDIFNAIRFGSVLENVVFDPTSRVVNYDDSTLTENTRCAYPIEYIENAKIPCKSDSHPTNIILLTCDARGVLPPISKLTTEQTMFHFISGYTSKMAGTEDGVTEPQATFSSCFAQPFLALHPMRYASMLADKIKEHKVNAWLLNTGWVGAGATTGGKRCPLKYTRAILDAIHSGELAKAEYETYDVFNLPVPKACPGVPDELLNPKNSWTASTSFKDEVNKLAGLFNENFKKYSDEATPEVIAAGPQPL; this comes from the exons ATGGTTGCCACTTCTGTGAACCGCACAGCGCTGCACCCCGGTGGTGTTCA ACCTGGCAAGGGTCAcaccgagctggaggaggagctgcacGAGACCGCGCACATCGACTACGATCGAGTCGCAATCATTGCCAACCCTGCTGTCCCTGCTCTCTATGAAGATGCCCTGGTCTACGAGACCGGTACTGCCATCACCTCCAGCGGTGCCCTCAGCGCATACTCCGGTGCAAAGACCGGCCGGTCACCATCCGACAAGCGCATTGTCAAGGAAGAGTCTTCCGAGAACCAGGTCTGGTGGGGTCCTGTCAACAAGCCCATGACTCCTGAT GTCTGGCGCATCAACCGTGAGCGTGCTGTCGACTATCTCAACACCCGGAATCGCATCTATGTCATTGATGGGTACGCCGGCTGGGACGAGCGCTACCGCATCAGCGTGCGCGTCGTCTGCGCCCGTGCCTACCATGCGCTGTTCATGCGCAACATGCTGATCCGCCCCAGTCgtgaggagctggagcacTTCCACCCCGACTATGTCATCTACAACGCCGGCTCTTTCCCCGCCAACCGCTTCACCGAGGGTATGacctcggccacctccgTGGCGATCAACtttgccgagaaggagatggtcatCCTGGGTACCGAGTACGCCGGtgagatgaagaagggtGTCTTCACAGTCCTCTTCTACGAGATGCCCGTCAAGCACAACGTCTTGACCCTGCACTCCTCGGCCAACGAGGGCCAGAACGGCGACGTCActgtcttcttcggtctGTCCGGCACGGGCAAGACCACTCTGTCCGCCGACCCCAAGCGTGCCCTGATCGGTGACGACGAGCACTGCTGGTCCGACAAGGGTGTCTTCAACATCGAGGGCGGCTGCTACGCCAAGTGCATTGGCCTCTCTGGCGAGAAGGAGCCCGATATTTTCAATGCCATCCGCTTCGGCTCCGTTCTGGAGAACGTCGTCTTCGACCCGACCTCCCGTGTCGTCAACTACGACGACAGTACCCTGACTGAGAACACCCGCTGCGCTTACCCCATCGAGTACATCGAGAACGCCAAGATCCCCTGCAAGAGCGACTCGCACCCGACCAACATCATCCTGCTGACCTGCGACGCGCGCGGTGTCCTGCCCCCGATCTCCAAGCTCACCACCGAGCAGACCATGTTCCATTTCATCTCGGGTTACACCTCCAAGATGGCCGGTACCGAGGATGGCGTGACCGAGCCCCAGGCGACGTTCTCGTCGTGCTTCGCCCAGCCCTTCCTGGCTCTGCACCCCATGCGCTACGCCAGCATGCTGgccgacaagatcaaggagcaCAAGGTCAACGCCTGGCTGCTGAACACCGGCTGggtcggcgccggcgccaCCACCGGCGGCAAGCGCTGCCCGCTCAAGTACACCCGTGCCATCCTGGACGCCATCCACAGCggcgagctggccaaggccgaaTACGAGACCTACGACGTTTTCAACCTGCCCGTGCCCAAGGCCTGCCCCGGCGTGCCGGATGAGCTGCTCAACCCCAAGAACAGCTGGACCGCCTCCACGTCCTTCAAGGACGAGGTCAACAAATTGGCCGGCCTCTTCAACGAGAACTTCAAGAAGTACTCTGACGAGGCCACGCCCGAGGTCATTGCTGCGGGGCCCCAGCCGCTATAA
- a CDS encoding uncharacterized protein (ID:PFLUO_002967-T1.cds;~source:funannotate) has translation MSRHSNSFPTEFAGQHPHGHRRIINNPYPDYNSASWNSTWRGSHRACLGPHGRVLDRRDEDTMMSGYHWNASDFPSPIFGSYENWGLDRDLCADSVSRYGAYGYKNRRDNGWPGSDGFNHAAELQWDDVNWANLQQDCLQRNEDRFRTTGPQKKQIWTLDKRWDSSVHDEFDLSEPEPGIQPRTAVIMRTWLSKRYTEDDLYYIRAMIMELALHSGGEYDVVVLVDCKGTELPDFMDTVAMDKFKAEHLPRELRELAVFFNQKMLKEWYPGLKAHDAVLQYFQPVQLFSRLHPQYESVWQFEMDARYTGHFYRLVTQATDFARRQPRKHLWERNSYFYIPASHGTWGEFATKVDRDMVKRDSVWGPQPAEGIDLEGHSPVPPVASPDDDEGAWGVGEEADLITWLPHFDPAGVKNWPWGRKIYHFQQQKHTPRRATIVAMSRLSKRLLRVMHKDQAHKGFGLASEMTPVSWALYYGLKAVQVPQPVYHERAWDAAELDRRTNPGEPDKINGDLNSIWGCNSCHDILLYTTFMFRSYFAERLYRAWLGYDGAEEWEKENRPLCLPPIFIHPVKNSER, from the exons ATGAGCAGGCATTCGAACTCTTTCCCGACCGAGTTTGCAGGACAGCATCCGCATGGCCATCGACGGATCATCAACAATCCCTACCCTGATTACAATTCCGCGTCATGGAACTCGACATGGCGAGGATCACATCGAGCGTGCCTTGGGCCCCATGGCCGCGTACTGGACCGGCGCGATGAGGACACGATGATGAGCGGGTATCATTGGAATGCGTCGGACTTCCCGTCCCCAATCTTCGGTTCTTACGAGAACTGGGGTCTCGATCGCGATCTCTGTGCGGATTCGGTCTCGCGGTACGGCGCATACGGGTATAAGAACAGGAGGGACAATGGCTGGCCCGGCTCCGATGGATTTAATCATGCGGCTGAGCTGCAATGGGACGACGTCAACTGGGCCAATCTACAACAGGACTGCCTGCAGCGTAACGAAGACCGGTTTCGAACTACCGGGCCTCAGAAGAAACAAATATGGACCCTTGACAAGCGGTGGGATTCGTCCGTGCATGATGAGTTTGATCTCAGCGAACCCGAGCCGGGGATTCAACCGCGGACAGCTGTGATCATGCGCACTTGGCTGAGCAAGCGATACACGGAAGACGACCTATATTATATTCGGGCGATGATCATGGAGCTGGCTCTCCATTCCGGCGGGGAATATGATGTCGTCGTTTTAGTGGATTGCAAAGGCACTGAATTGCCGGACTTCATGGACACCGTTGCCATGGACAAATTCAAGGCAGAGCACCTGCCCAGAGAACTTCGCGAGCTCGCCGTCTTTTTCAACCAGAAGATGCTGAAGGAATGGTATCCCGGACTCAAGGCTCATGA CGCGGTTCTGCAGTATttccagccagtccagctTTTTTCGCGACTTCATCCGCAATACGAATCCGTGTGGCAGTTTGAGATGGACGCACGTTACACTGGCCACTTTTACCGGCTAGTGACCCAAGCCACCGACTTCGCAAGGCGCCAACCCCGCAAGCACCTCTGGGAGCGAAACTCATACTTTTATATCCCAGCGAGTCATGGCACGTGGGGGGAGTTCGCCACGAAAGTAGACCGGGATATGGTGAAACGCGATAGCGTTTGGGGTCCTCAGCCCGCGGAAGGCATTGATCTTGAAGGACATAGCCCTGTGCCTCCAGTGGCAAGTCCAGATGACGACGAAGGTGCCTGGGGtgtcggcgaagaagccgaccTCATCACTTGGCTCCCACATTTTGACCCGGCTGGGGTGAAGAATTGGCCGTGGGGCCGAAAGATCTACcatttccagcagcagaagcacACACCACGACGCGCGACCATTGTCGCCATGTCTCGACTCTCGAAGCGGCTTCTACGGGTCATGCACAAGGACCAGGCCCACAAGGGCTTCGGTCTCGCATCGGAAATGACGCCAGTCTCTTGGGCTCTGTACTACGGCCTCAAAGCTGTTCAGGTTCCACAGCCGGTCTATCACGAGCGGGCATGGGATGCGGCAGAGCTGGATCGCCGCACTAATCCAGGCGAACCGGACAAGATCAATGGAGACCTCAATAGCATTTGGGGTTGTAACTCGTGCCATGACATCCTTCTGTATACAACCTTCATGTTCCGCTCCTACTTTGCTGAGAGGCTCTATCGTGCCTGGCTGGGGTACGATGGCGCAGAAGAG tgggagaaagaaaatcgCCCTCTTTGTCTTCCGCCTATCTTCATTCACCCGGTTAAGAACTCTGAGCGATAG
- a CDS encoding uncharacterized protein (ID:PFLUO_002968-T1.cds;~source:funannotate) produces MASLLRYVASMGQQLGLIRSFKPAINPPARRNFVKSTLDKPWTSSVLATPPAEEQPPTMSLRQSLLDGYRPDFRQSGGGREAKAALMLGPHQKICYYPGKLHGGYQAFLMDHLFADCCSPALTANLSIDYMLPIPPRTTLVLNAWPAKIEGRKIFMEGSIMIAKEMTGEIVPAARAKALFIVPKNKAI; encoded by the exons ATGGCCTCATTGTTGCGATACGTCGCCTCCATGGGTCAGCAGCTGGGCTTAATCCGCTCGTTCAAGCCAGCCATCAATCCTCCCGCCCGTCGAAACTTTGTGAAGAGTACTTTGGATAAG CCTTGGACTAGTTCTGTTCTCGCTACACCCCCAGCAGAAGAgcaaccacccaccatgtcgcTCCGGCAGAGCCTTCTGGATGGCTACCGACCCGATTTCCGGCAAAGTGGTGGAGGCCGCGAAGCGAAAGCGGCATTGATGCTTGGCCCGCACCAAAAGATCTGCTACTATCCTGGCAAACTGCACGGCGGTTACCAGGCTTTTCTCATGGACCATCTTTTCGCCGACTGCTGCTCTCCAGCACTGACAGCCAATCTGAGCATCGACTATATGCTCCCCATTCCACCAAGAACAACATTGGTGCTGAATGCATGGCCAGCAAAGATTGAAGGTCGCAAGATCTTCATGGAGGGCTCCATTATGATCGCCAAAGAGATGACCGGCGAGATAGTACCAGCTGCTCGAGCCAAGGCTCTGTTCATCGTCCCCAAGAACAAGGCGATTTGA
- a CDS encoding uncharacterized protein (ID:PFLUO_002963-T1.cds;~source:funannotate): protein MSTFPTPLPVVLCGKTTQMGRPVSKLLSPEYEVIHFIQSFEAAKAELPVLLAGRDPQVSEANDVGTHNYSQPPRAVLVGRAFEEDQVEELRKACSGAARAPVAWLLGDPAKLPTGPPGPEYAVEVANDCKNVLTKWKEDGGVNEDILLF from the exons ATGTCTACCTTCCCGACTCCCCTTCCCGTCGTGCTCTGCGGCAAAACAACCCAGATGGGCAGACCGGTGTCGAAGCTTCTTTCACCCGAATATGAAG TGATCCACTTCATCCAGAGCTTCGAGGCAGCAAAAGCGGAGCTCCCGGTTCTCCTTGCGGGCCGCGATCCCCAGGTGTCGGAGGCCAACGACGTCGGCACACACAATTACAGCCAGCCCCCGCGCGCTGTGCTCGTGGGCCGAGCTTTTGAAGAGGAtcaggtcgaggagctcCGAAAAGCATGCTCTGGCGCTGCTCGTGCTCCTGTGGCATGGCTGTTGGGGGATCCGGCGAAGCTGCCTACTGGGCCCCCCGGGCCGGAATATGCGGTGGAAGTGGCGAATGATTGTAAGAACGTTCTGACTAAATGGAAGGAGGACGGTGGTGTCAATGAGGATATTCTCCTGTTTTGA